A portion of the Bacteroides faecium genome contains these proteins:
- a CDS encoding lipopolysaccharide biosynthesis protein, which yields MEENLRKKTFYGVLWSYVNKFTTQLLSIVPAMILTRLLSPSEYGLIAMAAIFTNVAYQLADGGFGNALVQKKDADSLDYCSVFYFNLFICGVIYVLLYFLAPLCAEFFNEVRLISIIRISSLGVIFLAFGQVQGIIFKKNIEYKKMTIRNFVTQLVAFVVAVLLAVYGYGVWALVFQGLIQTFMGSCLNWLISDWKPTFSFSLARLKVLFRFGSKTLLSSMLDYGFNKIYDIVIGRKYSAANLALYNRAYSTSGIFKDTFFNVFSGVTFPVFVRMQDDNERLILNIRRFLIIVSMIIFTVMLALFVLAEPLFRFLYSTKWDSAIPFFRIACLASLLLPIVSILESVLLAKGQSGKFLFISIVRKVFVIAVLGITWQFGIEWMMYGQIIVSVCELFLYSHFINKLVKYSFLSLIKDLIPYILVAIFIVLGASLEDFVLKNILSLTTLAIWLKSILRLLLGGIIVLVLFVWVNKRLKLKGYSELLQFIADSIGNNKIITFLQP from the coding sequence ATGGAAGAAAATCTAAGAAAGAAAACATTTTATGGTGTACTATGGAGTTATGTGAATAAGTTCACTACACAATTATTAAGTATAGTGCCCGCAATGATATTGACAAGGCTATTATCTCCGTCAGAATACGGATTAATAGCTATGGCAGCTATTTTTACAAATGTTGCATATCAATTAGCAGATGGCGGATTTGGAAATGCTCTTGTACAAAAGAAAGATGCAGATTCTTTGGATTATTGCAGTGTATTTTATTTTAATTTATTTATATGTGGGGTTATTTACGTTTTGCTGTACTTTCTAGCACCGTTATGTGCTGAATTTTTTAATGAGGTACGGTTGATTTCAATTATACGTATATCTTCGTTAGGGGTAATTTTTTTAGCCTTTGGGCAAGTTCAAGGCATCATATTTAAAAAGAATATAGAATATAAGAAAATGACTATCCGTAATTTTGTTACCCAATTAGTAGCATTTGTTGTAGCTGTTCTTTTAGCTGTTTATGGCTATGGGGTTTGGGCTTTAGTTTTTCAAGGGCTAATACAAACATTTATGGGAAGTTGTTTGAACTGGTTGATTTCAGATTGGAAACCCACTTTCAGTTTTTCACTTGCTAGATTAAAAGTTTTATTCAGATTTGGTTCAAAGACTTTATTGTCGAGTATGCTTGACTATGGATTTAATAAAATATATGATATAGTAATTGGACGTAAATATTCTGCTGCCAATTTGGCATTGTACAATCGTGCATATTCAACTTCTGGTATTTTTAAGGATACTTTTTTTAATGTTTTTAGTGGTGTGACATTTCCTGTTTTCGTGAGAATGCAAGACGATAATGAACGATTAATTCTAAATATAAGGCGTTTCTTAATTATTGTTTCAATGATTATTTTTACTGTAATGTTAGCATTATTTGTATTAGCTGAGCCTTTGTTTCGTTTCTTGTATTCAACGAAGTGGGATAGTGCTATTCCTTTTTTCAGAATAGCATGTTTGGCATCTTTATTATTACCTATAGTTTCAATACTAGAATCAGTTTTATTAGCTAAAGGACAGTCTGGTAAATTTCTATTTATTTCTATAGTACGTAAGGTGTTTGTTATTGCAGTCCTTGGAATTACATGGCAATTTGGTATTGAATGGATGATGTATGGGCAAATAATAGTGAGTGTCTGTGAATTGTTTTTGTATTCTCATTTTATTAATAAGTTAGTGAAATATTCATTTTTGTCTTTGATTAAAGATTTAATTCCATATATATTGGTTGCAATATTTATAGTATTGGGAGCTAGTTTAGAGGATTTTGTTCTAAAGAATATTTTGAGTCTTACAACATTAGCAATTTGGTTGAAATCAATTTTACGGTTATTATTGGGAGGAATAATAGTTTTAGTGCTTTTTGTTTGGGTAAATAAGCGACTAAAACTAAAGGGATATAGTGAATTGTTACAATTTATTGCAGACTCTATTGGAAATAATAAAATAATAACTTTTTTACAACCATAA
- a CDS encoding polysaccharide biosynthesis protein, translating to MKQNLDKFIRYISRTYFSYWIIWGIDLVISVTSTCFTYWWIHYLTRTLLNGWGMIQVGALAAVATTLASYLFHTYRNTVRYSQLRCLWPLICSSLFKMVCIGIAVFTFLTSVGLSVNQKLLFILFDGMLTVIAFATSRMVMIMIYETLIEMMNKENMRILIYGTDDKSVALKPRLLHSSHYKVVGFYCYGTIYKHRRLAELPIYYFTNERDFQQLVHKRHIQGILFAHNESTRAEETRLLQYCKDNHIKTLIAPSISEADEDGNFHQWVRPVKIEDLLGRPEININMSEVADEFSGKVVMVTGAAGSIGSELCRQLAQMNISKLIMFDSAETPLHNIRLECERKYPNLDFVPVIGDVRVIDRLRMVFETYHPQIIFHAAAYKHVPLMEENPCEAVLVNVTGSRQVADMAVKYGAEKMVMVSTDKAVNPTNVMGCSKRLAEIYVQSLSYAIKEGKIEGKTKFITTRFGNVLGSNGSVIPRFKEQIENGGPVTVTHPDIIRYFMTIPEACRLVMEAATMGKGNEIFVFEMGKPVKIVDLATRMIELAGYKPGEDIEIQFTGLRPGEKLYEEVLSNEENTIPTHHKKIKIAKVRRYEYEDILTTYDEFEKLSRTVQIIETVKLMKRIVPEFISKNSRFVELDYIHK from the coding sequence ATGAAACAAAATTTGGACAAATTTATCCGGTATATAAGCAGGACTTATTTTAGTTACTGGATAATATGGGGAATTGACTTAGTCATTTCGGTGACTTCCACCTGTTTCACTTATTGGTGGATACATTATCTTACGCGTACATTACTGAATGGTTGGGGAATGATTCAGGTCGGGGCTTTAGCAGCTGTTGCTACTACGTTAGCTTCCTATCTGTTTCACACATACCGTAATACGGTTCGTTACTCTCAACTACGCTGTTTATGGCCGCTCATTTGTAGTTCATTGTTTAAGATGGTATGTATAGGAATTGCTGTCTTTACCTTCCTGACTTCTGTCGGCTTATCGGTCAATCAGAAACTTCTGTTTATACTATTCGATGGGATGTTGACCGTAATAGCGTTTGCCACTTCCCGAATGGTCATGATTATGATCTATGAAACCTTGATAGAGATGATGAATAAGGAGAATATGCGAATTCTGATTTATGGTACAGATGATAAAAGTGTAGCATTAAAACCCCGTTTGTTACATAGTTCTCATTATAAGGTAGTAGGTTTTTATTGCTATGGTACGATCTATAAGCATCGTCGACTGGCGGAATTGCCTATCTATTATTTTACAAACGAGCGGGATTTTCAGCAACTAGTCCATAAACGTCATATTCAAGGTATCCTGTTTGCTCATAATGAGTCGACCCGGGCAGAAGAGACCCGTTTGCTTCAATACTGCAAGGATAACCATATAAAGACACTCATTGCTCCTTCTATCAGTGAAGCTGATGAAGACGGGAATTTTCATCAATGGGTACGTCCGGTAAAAATCGAAGATTTACTAGGACGCCCTGAAATTAATATTAATATGAGTGAGGTCGCAGATGAATTCAGTGGAAAGGTGGTCATGGTTACAGGAGCTGCCGGTAGTATCGGTAGTGAATTATGCCGCCAACTGGCGCAGATGAATATCAGTAAACTGATTATGTTTGATTCTGCCGAGACTCCTTTGCATAACATTCGTCTTGAATGTGAACGAAAGTACCCTAACCTTGATTTTGTTCCGGTGATAGGAGATGTCCGTGTGATAGACCGTCTGCGTATGGTGTTTGAAACTTATCATCCTCAAATCATTTTCCATGCAGCAGCCTATAAGCATGTTCCGTTGATGGAAGAAAATCCTTGTGAAGCTGTATTGGTGAATGTTACAGGTAGTCGTCAGGTAGCGGATATGGCAGTGAAGTATGGTGCAGAGAAGATGGTAATGGTTTCCACGGACAAGGCTGTCAATCCTACCAATGTGATGGGGTGTTCCAAACGACTGGCGGAAATCTATGTACAGAGTTTGAGTTATGCAATTAAAGAAGGTAAGATAGAGGGTAAAACCAAATTTATCACTACCCGTTTCGGCAATGTCCTAGGCAGTAATGGTTCGGTGATTCCCCGTTTCAAGGAACAAATAGAAAATGGCGGTCCCGTCACAGTGACACATCCCGATATCATACGCTATTTTATGACTATCCCTGAGGCGTGTCGCTTGGTGATGGAAGCAGCTACTATGGGGAAAGGTAATGAAATCTTTGTGTTCGAGATGGGCAAACCTGTGAAGATTGTGGACTTGGCTACTCGTATGATAGAACTGGCGGGATATAAGCCGGGAGAAGATATTGAAATCCAATTTACAGGTCTTCGTCCGGGAGAGAAATTGTATGAGGAAGTTTTGAGTAACGAGGAGAATACTATTCCTACCCATCATAAGAAGATAAAGATAGCTAAGGTTCGGAGATATGAGTATGAAGATATATTAACTACTTATGATGAGTTTGAGAAACTTTCTCGGACAGTGCAGATTATAGAAACTGTGAAATTAATGAAGCGGATAGTGCCGGAATTTATATCTAAAAATTCACGGTTTGTAGAGTTAGATTATATACACAAATAA